A single Carnobacterium inhibens subsp. inhibens DSM 13024 DNA region contains:
- the cmk gene encoding (d)CMP kinase produces MEKTIKIAIDGPASAGKSTVAKIVAKELGYIYCDTGAMYRALTYQAIQNKTAVTDEKQLVQLLKEMVISFEPNKGDQKVFVNGEEVTDAIRLSDVTNAVSAVSAHGEVRKELVKRQQEIADRGGVVMDGRDIGTAVLPTAEVKIFLVASVEERAERRYKENLSKGIPTSLEVLKQEIAERDYKDSHREVSPLIQAEDAVRLDTTSLSIEQVVEKIREIIQTKLTK; encoded by the coding sequence TTGGAAAAAACAATAAAAATCGCTATTGATGGCCCAGCATCTGCCGGAAAAAGTACAGTTGCTAAAATAGTAGCAAAAGAGCTGGGCTATATTTATTGCGATACTGGTGCAATGTATCGTGCACTAACCTATCAAGCTATCCAAAATAAGACAGCAGTAACGGATGAAAAACAATTAGTCCAATTGCTAAAAGAAATGGTCATTTCTTTTGAACCAAACAAAGGCGATCAAAAAGTATTTGTTAATGGTGAGGAAGTTACGGATGCTATTCGTTTATCTGATGTAACAAATGCAGTTTCCGCAGTTTCAGCCCATGGAGAAGTTAGAAAAGAATTAGTGAAAAGGCAACAAGAAATAGCTGATCGTGGTGGTGTAGTTATGGATGGCCGTGACATCGGAACAGCGGTCTTGCCAACTGCGGAAGTAAAGATATTTCTTGTTGCTAGTGTCGAGGAACGTGCTGAAAGACGATACAAAGAAAACTTGAGCAAAGGTATACCTACTTCATTAGAAGTTTTAAAGCAAGAAATAGCTGAGCGTGATTACAAAGATTCGCATCGTGAAGTTTCACCATTAATTCAAGCTGAGGATGCTGTTCGCTTAGATACAACTAGTTTATCTATTGAGCAAGTTGTAGAAAAAATTAGAGAAATCATCCAAACTAAGCTGACTAAATAG
- the rpsA gene encoding 30S ribosomal protein S1: MTENEKNHEVEEQESMMDAMNSVQEINIGDTVKGEILTIQDNKQAIVGIIGGGVEGVIPNNELSAAPFENVTDIVNVGDIVDLVVIKEIKEKENGSYLLSKRRIDAKKVWEKIQKEYDEGTIIEAPVKEVVKGGLVVDVGVRGFVPASMVDVHFVEDFSSYKGQTLKFKIVEIEPSENRLILSHKAVVEAENEDKKKDLLSHLVEGDTVKGKVARLTNFGAFIDLGGVDGLVHISQLAYEHVKDPADVLTVGEEVNVKVLSVNEEEGRISLSIKETLPGPWDNIEERAAAGSVLDGLVKRLTSFGAFVEVFPGVEGLVHISQISHNHIATPHEVLSEGDEIKVKVLEVNPTDQRLSLSIKALEEKPNQPKEKQEETNYDLPEEDTGFTLGDILGDQLSDITTNEDN, from the coding sequence ATGACGGAAAATGAAAAAAACCATGAAGTTGAAGAACAAGAATCAATGATGGACGCAATGAACAGTGTTCAAGAAATTAATATTGGTGATACTGTTAAAGGTGAAATATTAACTATTCAAGATAACAAACAAGCTATAGTTGGCATTATCGGTGGAGGAGTTGAAGGGGTCATTCCTAACAATGAGTTATCAGCTGCACCATTTGAGAACGTTACAGATATTGTAAACGTGGGAGATATTGTTGATTTAGTGGTGATAAAAGAAATTAAAGAAAAAGAAAACGGCAGCTACTTGCTATCTAAGCGTCGTATCGATGCTAAAAAAGTTTGGGAAAAAATTCAAAAAGAATACGATGAAGGAACCATCATTGAAGCACCAGTTAAAGAAGTTGTAAAAGGTGGTTTGGTTGTAGATGTTGGGGTCAGAGGATTCGTACCTGCTTCTATGGTAGATGTTCATTTTGTAGAAGATTTCTCTAGCTATAAAGGACAAACATTGAAATTTAAAATCGTTGAAATCGAACCGAGTGAAAATCGATTGATTCTTTCTCATAAAGCAGTGGTGGAAGCTGAAAATGAAGATAAGAAAAAAGATTTGCTAAGTCATTTAGTTGAAGGCGATACTGTAAAAGGAAAAGTTGCTCGTTTAACTAACTTTGGTGCTTTCATCGACCTTGGTGGCGTAGATGGATTAGTTCATATCTCTCAACTAGCTTATGAACATGTAAAAGATCCAGCTGATGTATTGACAGTAGGAGAAGAAGTAAATGTGAAAGTTCTTTCTGTTAATGAAGAAGAAGGACGTATTTCACTTTCTATTAAAGAAACATTACCAGGACCTTGGGATAATATTGAAGAACGTGCAGCAGCAGGATCAGTTTTAGATGGTCTGGTTAAACGCCTGACAAGTTTCGGGGCATTTGTTGAAGTCTTCCCAGGAGTTGAAGGGTTGGTTCATATTTCTCAAATATCACACAATCATATCGCTACACCGCATGAAGTTCTAAGCGAAGGTGATGAGATCAAAGTGAAAGTGTTAGAAGTAAACCCAACTGATCAACGCCTTTCTCTAAGTATTAAAGCTTTAGAAGAAAAGCCTAATCAGCCAAAAGAAAAACAAGAAGAAACGAACTATGATTTGCCTGAAGAAGATACAGGATTTACTTTAGGAGATATTCTTGGAGATCAATTATCTGATATTACTACAAATGAAGACAACTAA